In the Microcaecilia unicolor chromosome 10, aMicUni1.1, whole genome shotgun sequence genome, one interval contains:
- the SST gene encoding somatostatin: protein MLSCSVRCALALLSLALVVSSVSAAPTDPRLRQFLQKSLAAAAGKQELAKYFLAELLSEPSQAENEVLESDDLSRGAEQDEMRLELERSANSNPALAPRERKAGCKNFFWKTFTSC from the exons ATGTTGTCCTGCAGTGTCCGCTGTGCCCTGGCTCTACTATCCCTGGCCCTGGTCGTGAGCAGCGTCTCGGCAGCACCCACGGACCCGAGACTCCGCCAGTTCTTACAAAAatcactggcagcagcagcaggcaaacag gaactggcCAAGTATTTCTTGGCAGAATTACTATCAGAACCGTCTCAGGCAGAAAATGAAGTCCTGGAATCAGATGACCTGTCTAGAGGGGCCGAGCAAGATGAAATGAGGCTGGAACTGGAGCGATCGGCAAACTCCAACCCAGCCTTGGCCCCCCGAGAACGCAAAGCAGGGTGCAAGAATTTCTTCTGGAAAACATTCACGTCCTGTTAG